From Humisphaera borealis, the proteins below share one genomic window:
- a CDS encoding excinuclease ABC subunit UvrC, with translation MDDRLEKLSEKAKTLPKAPGVYLMKDAKGLVIYVGKSASLRDRVGSYFQASTKLEHKKIGLLDHVVDFEVIQTDSEVEALLAENRLIKDIQPKYNARLLDDKTFPYLMITLDEDYPGVFVTRQPRQKGVKLYGPFTSVYSLKEAVTLLQKAFKFRTCYLDIREDDDKRRFFRPCLLYPIKQCTAPCAAKVDKERYREDIKRLIAFLDGNKKSVLSQMEREMIEASKDLNFEKAARLRDEIKALTALGQRGAKGEQEFWQPEAFIVNPKEGLAALGQMLGLAEPPRIVEGIDIAHLQGDEMVGSKVCFIDGMPFKDGYRRYKIRHGQGNNDYLSIQEVVDRRYREAGSNNELFPDVILIDGGLGQLHAALDVFKSMDVKPPMVISLAKKEELVYVQDKSEPLKLPRNHLGLKLLQYVRDEAHRFAQHYHHILRRKSQLEEDVKKGRRPPAARKKKSPQEKKAEYEASLPKAADDDLLLKAPGPESPHSTHISLPILGSGELPDAAEPEELLDAEGAE, from the coding sequence ATGGACGACCGCCTCGAAAAACTCTCCGAAAAAGCCAAAACCTTGCCCAAGGCCCCCGGCGTCTACCTGATGAAGGACGCCAAGGGTCTTGTCATCTACGTCGGCAAGTCGGCTTCGTTGCGCGATCGTGTCGGCTCCTACTTTCAGGCATCGACCAAGCTCGAGCACAAGAAGATCGGACTGCTCGATCATGTCGTCGACTTTGAAGTCATCCAGACCGATTCCGAGGTCGAAGCGCTGCTCGCCGAGAACCGGCTGATCAAGGACATCCAGCCGAAGTACAACGCCCGGTTGCTCGACGACAAAACCTTCCCTTACCTGATGATCACGCTCGACGAAGACTACCCAGGCGTGTTCGTCACTCGGCAGCCGCGGCAGAAGGGTGTGAAGCTCTACGGCCCGTTCACGAGCGTCTATTCGCTGAAGGAAGCCGTCACGTTGCTGCAGAAGGCGTTCAAGTTTCGTACCTGTTACCTCGACATCCGCGAAGACGACGACAAGCGGCGGTTCTTTCGGCCGTGCCTGCTCTACCCGATCAAACAGTGCACCGCGCCGTGCGCCGCCAAGGTGGATAAAGAGAGGTACCGCGAAGACATCAAACGCCTGATTGCCTTCCTCGACGGCAATAAGAAATCCGTCCTGTCACAGATGGAACGGGAGATGATCGAGGCGAGCAAGGACCTGAACTTCGAGAAGGCCGCCCGGCTGCGCGACGAGATTAAGGCCCTCACCGCGCTAGGCCAGCGCGGGGCCAAGGGCGAACAGGAGTTCTGGCAGCCCGAGGCGTTTATCGTCAACCCGAAAGAGGGGCTGGCGGCGCTGGGCCAGATGCTCGGTTTGGCAGAGCCGCCGCGGATTGTCGAAGGGATCGACATCGCCCACCTGCAGGGCGACGAGATGGTCGGCTCCAAGGTCTGCTTTATCGACGGCATGCCGTTCAAGGACGGCTACCGGCGGTACAAGATCCGCCACGGGCAGGGGAACAACGACTACCTCAGCATCCAGGAAGTGGTCGACCGCAGGTACCGCGAAGCCGGGAGCAACAACGAACTGTTTCCCGATGTGATTTTGATCGACGGTGGGCTCGGGCAGTTGCACGCGGCATTGGACGTCTTCAAGTCAATGGACGTCAAGCCGCCGATGGTGATCTCGCTGGCTAAGAAGGAAGAGCTCGTCTACGTACAGGACAAGAGTGAGCCGCTGAAGCTGCCCCGTAATCACCTGGGCCTGAAGCTGCTGCAATACGTGCGCGACGAGGCGCATCGGTTCGCGCAGCACTATCACCACATCCTGCGGCGAAAGTCGCAACTGGAAGAAGACGTTAAGAAAGGCCGCCGGCCGCCAGCGGCACGGAAGAAGAAGTCGCCGCAGGAAAAGAAGGCCGAGTACGAGGCATCATTGCCGAAGGCGGCGGACGACGACCTGCTACTTAAGGCGCCGGGGCCGGAAAGTCCGCACAGTACGCACATTTCCCTGCCGATCCTCGGCAGCGGCGAGTTGCCGGACGCGGCCGAGCCGGAGGAACTGCTGGACGCGGAGGGCGCGGAGTAG
- a CDS encoding SpoVG family protein — MQLTEIRINLCATSHEPVVARHGHGSRLRAFCSLTFDNTFVIRDVKLIEGNDGLFLAMPSRKLSDHCPDCGEKNHLRARYCNQCGGRLNEDRYLQYRQGNGTTRLKLHADVAHPINARCRQQVEKRVVDAYWFEVQRSKLPGYVPPSLDHEDFDIYDSSLSAPARALPVEGLQQVGAVH, encoded by the coding sequence ATGCAGTTGACCGAAATCCGCATCAACCTTTGCGCCACCAGCCACGAGCCGGTCGTCGCCCGTCACGGCCATGGCAGCCGACTGCGGGCGTTCTGCTCGCTGACGTTCGACAACACGTTTGTCATCCGCGACGTCAAACTGATCGAAGGCAACGACGGGCTTTTCCTGGCGATGCCGTCGCGCAAGCTCTCGGACCACTGCCCGGATTGTGGGGAGAAAAACCACCTGCGAGCCCGATACTGCAACCAGTGTGGCGGCCGACTGAACGAGGACCGCTATCTTCAGTATCGCCAGGGCAACGGCACGACGCGCCTGAAGCTGCACGCCGACGTCGCGCATCCGATCAACGCGCGGTGCCGCCAGCAGGTTGAGAAGCGGGTGGTCGATGCGTACTGGTTCGAAGTCCAACGCAGCAAGCTACCTGGATATGTGCCGCCGAGCCTTGACCACGAGGACTTTGATATTTACGATTCTTCCCTAAGTGCCCCTGCGCGAGCGCTTCCCGTGGAAGGCCTGCAGCAAGTTGGCGCGGTGCATTAG
- a CDS encoding GTPase domain-containing protein produces the protein MDFRPEKLDPPVGRIEATLTEWVSALPPHRRPAVERWLGDAAALRFHLAHGLRGGKRNRPPLVAIVGGTGAGKSTLVNRLIGTNLTATSFRRTFTAGPVVIVARAQDLPDQWLGWEHWTAKAEDLPVRGQDKTLIIVVRGTEAAGDARAASGASTAMPTLIDTPDLDGDTPAHHAVADRVFRWVEAVVFAVTPEKYQMTELPPYYRLAKRYGVPSLFVMNKCEEAVVAEDYQQQLATQGLAGVAGESPQRVFIIPRDESGYEPPAPQGLAAFRAAVTSLDPAAQPIEGLRNRAGDVLNRLRDQVLAPLSEDRKEIDRLISALHGMEAPVVGVNVNPITQQLQRRLQQRSVLYLIGPQRVLERVRQAPALLARLPRTVWDWFRTGELSGDLLKASSGDKANQPPDFNAVLSDQFAVVQSRIDDIVRGSPATAKWIDAKTAGAGSYAATRFDPREAGKIAEQELADLKAWLEARWNANPRDTRMIQRLINHLPGGKKLAQWSESAPYLLTIVLVAKGAVFGHLDLIILGGYSIATWIGEKISNEVTGRAKATNLKIEQRFVEMASEQIRRVTQWLDQQAPSRRSIEALEQQAEDAATILG, from the coding sequence ATGGACTTTCGCCCGGAAAAACTGGACCCGCCTGTCGGACGGATCGAAGCGACTCTGACCGAGTGGGTGTCGGCGTTGCCGCCGCACCGGCGGCCGGCCGTCGAGCGCTGGCTCGGCGACGCTGCGGCGCTGCGATTTCATCTCGCCCACGGCCTGCGCGGCGGGAAGCGCAATCGTCCGCCGCTGGTGGCGATCGTCGGCGGGACCGGCGCGGGCAAGAGCACGCTGGTCAACCGGCTGATCGGTACCAACCTCACGGCGACCAGCTTCCGCCGAACCTTCACCGCCGGCCCGGTGGTGATCGTCGCCCGCGCGCAAGACCTGCCCGACCAGTGGCTCGGCTGGGAGCACTGGACGGCAAAGGCCGAAGACCTTCCCGTGCGGGGGCAGGACAAGACGCTGATCATCGTCGTTCGCGGGACAGAGGCGGCCGGGGACGCCCGTGCCGCCAGCGGTGCCTCCACAGCCATGCCGACGCTCATCGATACGCCGGACCTGGACGGCGACACACCGGCGCACCACGCCGTCGCCGACCGCGTGTTTCGCTGGGTGGAGGCGGTCGTGTTCGCCGTCACCCCTGAGAAGTACCAGATGACCGAACTGCCGCCCTACTACCGGCTGGCAAAGCGGTACGGCGTTCCGTCGCTTTTCGTGATGAACAAGTGCGAGGAAGCGGTTGTCGCGGAGGACTACCAGCAGCAGTTGGCAACGCAGGGCTTGGCGGGCGTTGCGGGGGAGAGCCCGCAGCGTGTCTTCATTATCCCGCGCGATGAATCCGGTTATGAGCCTCCCGCGCCGCAGGGCCTGGCCGCGTTCCGAGCTGCGGTCACTTCGCTCGACCCCGCCGCCCAGCCGATCGAAGGGTTGCGCAACCGCGCCGGCGACGTGCTGAACCGGCTGCGCGACCAGGTGCTCGCGCCACTCAGTGAAGATCGCAAGGAAATCGATCGTCTCATCTCCGCACTGCACGGCATGGAAGCGCCGGTGGTCGGCGTGAACGTCAACCCGATCACGCAGCAACTTCAGCGGCGGCTCCAGCAGCGCAGTGTGCTGTACCTCATCGGCCCGCAGCGGGTGCTGGAGCGCGTCCGCCAGGCGCCGGCACTGCTGGCGCGACTGCCGCGAACTGTCTGGGATTGGTTCCGCACCGGCGAGCTGTCCGGCGATCTGCTCAAGGCGTCGTCAGGCGACAAGGCGAATCAGCCGCCCGATTTCAATGCGGTTTTGTCGGATCAATTTGCGGTCGTGCAGAGCCGGATTGATGACATCGTCCGCGGCAGCCCGGCGACGGCGAAGTGGATCGATGCCAAGACCGCCGGCGCGGGCTCATACGCCGCCACGCGGTTCGACCCGCGCGAGGCCGGGAAGATCGCCGAGCAGGAGTTGGCCGATCTCAAGGCCTGGCTGGAAGCCCGCTGGAACGCCAATCCGCGCGACACGCGGATGATCCAGCGGCTGATCAACCACCTGCCCGGCGGCAAGAAGCTGGCGCAGTGGAGCGAGTCGGCCCCCTACCTGCTGACGATCGTGCTGGTCGCCAAGGGTGCGGTGTTCGGCCATCTCGATTTGATCATCCTCGGCGGCTACAGCATCGCGACCTGGATCGGCGAGAAAATCAGCAACGAAGTCACCGGTCGCGCCAAGGCAACGAACCTGAAGATCGAACAGCGGTTCGTCGAAATGGCGTCGGAGCAGATCCGGCGAGTCACCCAATGGCTCGATCAGCAGGCACCAAGCCGGCGATCGATCGAGGCGCTGGAGCAACAGGCGGAAGACGCGGCGACCATTTTGGGATGA
- a CDS encoding class I SAM-dependent methyltransferase — protein sequence MTDLTHFDPLRDLDQMSQLVADASGVTVEEAHRRLLAEQARPGTAVSEDFAARGGRRYEPGSAMDAFYGSTDAFLYELAVWNRNRLKRGMRKWITRHMDRVSSIMQKSPLEVLSIGDGMGFDCLHWARHGHRVTYFELPGDGPRFAERLFRGAGISIPMLTDPASIPTGQFDAITCLDVLEHVPDVPGLVKTLVSYLRPGGVLYVSAPYFLILPWYPTHLRQNRRYSASLSPYREAGLNLIGGRPGWDPIVLQKPGGTASLRSSLSVAAVRGGSLLWLPGRFMAWPYAPLHYLRKWTGQKFE from the coding sequence ATGACCGACCTCACGCATTTCGATCCTCTTCGCGACCTGGACCAGATGTCACAACTGGTCGCGGACGCGTCTGGCGTGACGGTTGAAGAAGCGCACCGACGGCTGCTGGCGGAGCAGGCCCGGCCAGGAACCGCGGTTTCCGAAGATTTTGCCGCCCGCGGCGGACGTCGCTACGAGCCTGGCTCGGCGATGGACGCGTTCTACGGTTCGACCGATGCGTTTCTTTACGAGCTTGCCGTCTGGAACCGCAATCGCCTCAAAAGGGGCATGCGAAAGTGGATCACCCGCCACATGGACCGGGTCTCAAGCATCATGCAGAAGTCGCCCCTTGAGGTGCTGTCCATCGGCGACGGCATGGGGTTCGACTGCCTGCACTGGGCGCGGCACGGCCATCGTGTCACTTATTTCGAACTGCCAGGCGACGGGCCGCGTTTCGCCGAAAGGCTTTTTCGGGGAGCGGGGATCAGCATCCCGATGCTGACCGACCCGGCATCCATCCCGACCGGGCAGTTCGACGCCATCACCTGCCTGGACGTCCTGGAGCACGTGCCCGACGTGCCCGGACTGGTCAAGACGCTGGTGTCGTACCTGCGTCCCGGCGGCGTTCTGTACGTCAGTGCACCCTACTTCCTGATCCTGCCCTGGTACCCAACGCATCTGCGGCAGAATCGCCGGTACAGCGCAAGTCTAAGTCCCTACCGGGAGGCAGGACTCAACCTGATCGGCGGTCGGCCGGGGTGGGATCCGATCGTGCTTCAGAAGCCGGGCGGGACGGCCAGCCTGAGGTCGTCGCTTTCCGTGGCGGCCGTTCGCGGCGGAAGTCTGCTATGGCTGCCCGGCCGATTCATGGCGTGGCCTTATGCGCCACTGCATTACCTGCGGAAATGGACCGGGCAGAAGTTCGAGTAG
- the ispE gene encoding 4-(cytidine 5'-diphospho)-2-C-methyl-D-erythritol kinase, producing the protein MPIGAETAVPNAVSVDCPAKINLHLRIGPPRADGFHPLMSWMTTVGLFDTLTMQLCGAGVPPAAGETPTPQSLIDLTCDPPIVPNDDRNLVVRMIKAWAQRRSDAGQAAVAGIRATLLKRTPAGAGLGGGSSDAACALLAAERLIAGEPPLTTDQMAEIAATLGSDIPFFFSAPSAVCTGRGEIVRPIAPPAAKWAVLILPPIHMPTPDVYRKFDAMGLGRQKDVETEPDWAAWAKLPAAKLMTMLVNDLEAPAFAIRPELEAIRLKAERKSVRPVRMSGSGSSLFTLFGDERTATEVRDYLRIHLREFGIEEQAVMVVGVGVPIIPSSA; encoded by the coding sequence ATGCCCATTGGAGCCGAAACCGCCGTGCCGAACGCCGTCAGCGTCGACTGTCCCGCGAAGATCAATCTGCACCTGCGCATCGGTCCGCCCCGGGCGGACGGCTTTCATCCGCTGATGTCGTGGATGACGACGGTCGGGCTCTTTGACACGTTGACGATGCAACTTTGTGGCGCAGGCGTCCCGCCTGCGGCAGGCGAGACGCCTACGCCACAATCGCTTATTGACCTCACGTGCGATCCCCCGATCGTGCCGAACGACGACCGAAACCTCGTCGTGCGGATGATCAAAGCGTGGGCGCAACGCCGGTCCGACGCCGGGCAGGCGGCCGTAGCGGGCATCCGCGCGACGCTCCTCAAACGAACACCCGCCGGCGCGGGTCTTGGCGGCGGGAGTTCAGATGCGGCGTGTGCGCTGCTGGCGGCCGAGCGACTGATCGCCGGCGAGCCGCCCCTGACAACCGACCAGATGGCCGAAATCGCCGCGACACTGGGCAGCGACATTCCGTTCTTCTTCAGCGCCCCCAGCGCCGTCTGCACCGGCCGGGGAGAGATCGTCCGGCCGATCGCGCCGCCGGCGGCGAAATGGGCCGTGCTGATCCTGCCGCCGATCCACATGCCGACGCCCGATGTCTATCGCAAGTTCGACGCGATGGGCCTCGGGCGGCAGAAGGATGTCGAGACCGAGCCCGACTGGGCCGCCTGGGCGAAACTGCCCGCGGCGAAGCTGATGACCATGCTCGTGAACGACCTGGAGGCTCCGGCGTTTGCGATCCGCCCCGAGCTGGAGGCGATCCGCCTGAAAGCGGAACGAAAATCCGTCCGCCCGGTGCGCATGAGCGGCAGCGGGTCGAGCCTGTTCACGCTGTTCGGCGATGAGCGCACTGCGACCGAAGTCCGCGACTATCTGCGGATTCATCTGCGGGAGTTCGGGATTGAGGAGCAAGCAGTGATGGTTGTCGGGGTTGGAGTGCCGATCATCCCGTCTTCGGCCTGA
- a CDS encoding PilZ domain-containing protein, which translates to MQLTAKMFEQVIKGLKGDPGRGSRELRRQPRVGIRSRHLIFPDLLEDYANDGLMVRIRDLSVAGIGLISPRVLPRGSSFLMKFTTQEYVNVRLYYKVMHCPVIGSGQFNIGAHFERLDHDGDPAQLGDLAILISEKSNPKSTAKKPAA; encoded by the coding sequence ATGCAACTCACGGCAAAAATGTTTGAGCAGGTCATCAAGGGGCTGAAGGGCGATCCGGGGCGGGGAAGCCGCGAACTGCGTCGCCAGCCTCGGGTGGGCATTCGGTCGCGCCATCTGATCTTTCCGGATCTGTTGGAAGACTATGCCAACGACGGGCTGATGGTGCGCATTCGCGACCTGTCGGTGGCGGGGATCGGCCTGATCAGCCCCCGAGTGCTGCCTCGGGGCAGTAGTTTCCTGATGAAATTTACCACGCAGGAGTACGTCAACGTGCGTCTGTACTACAAAGTGATGCACTGCCCGGTGATCGGGTCTGGGCAGTTCAATATCGGGGCTCACTTTGAACGCCTCGACCACGACGGCGACCCGGCGCAACTGGGCGATCTGGCGATCCTTATTTCAGAGAAGTCCAACCCAAAATCGACTGCGAAAAAGCCTGCCGCTTAA
- a CDS encoding MGH1-like glycoside hydrolase domain-containing protein, with translation MADNRPIDSETERMKEDTARAANWKRWGPYLSDRQWGTVREDYSADGSAWGYLSHDHARSRAYRWGEDGILGICDRECRLCFGVTLWNGKDPILKERLFGLTNPEGNHGEDPKELWWHLDATPTSAYLKGLYRYPQAAFPYQDLITENARRGKHDREYEIQDTGVFDDGRYFDVLVEYAKAASDDILIRITVTNHGREAADLHLLPTLWYRNAWSWGCTHEGCYLKPLMNRSSDHGVLCDHMTLGKFHFEIDPANMAADSSTAQAGASAPRWLFTDNETNTERIFGEHNYNPYVKDAFHEFVVHGNEKAVNPKWRGTKTAPHYKMRLAPGEKREFRLRLFAEDQTPKELFGPSFDAMFVARTFEADLFYERRIPTSLPAEERRLARLAYAGLLWSKQFYHYVIKDWIAGDPNMPPPPPQRKDGRNSDWGHLFNRDVISMPDKWEYPWYASWDLAFHMIPMAHIDPEFAKDQLLLFLREWYMHPNGQLPAYEWALGDVNPPVHAWACWRVYKIGAWQGGRDKLFLRRAFQKLLINFTWWVNRKDVNGKQVFAGGFLGMDNISLFDRSAPLPDGTQLSQADGTAWMAFYCNVMLDIALELAADDPAYEDVASKFFEHFIAITDAMNTLGGTGLWDDEDGFYYDQLAADGQSTRLRVRSMVGLIPLLACQVLDGQRLERFKGFAKRTRWFMEHRADLARFIAYMEKASPDGSPGGNRYLLAVPSRKKLVRTLKYVLDENEFLSPYGIRSMSRYHLDHPLTANVHGQELCARYVSGESETTLFGGNSNWRGPIWFPTNFLLIEALQRYHHFYGDSLKVECPTGSGILMNLEEVAQNLERRLVSIFLPDDDGKRPCNGGCPRLDGVHDKSFGELVHFHEYFDGDTGRGMGAPHQTGWTALLARVIRDVGRRNRQGEVSAAPRATPET, from the coding sequence ATGGCCGACAACCGCCCCATCGATTCCGAAACCGAACGGATGAAGGAAGACACAGCCCGCGCCGCCAACTGGAAGCGCTGGGGGCCGTACCTCTCTGATCGGCAGTGGGGGACCGTTCGCGAGGACTACTCGGCGGACGGCAGCGCGTGGGGTTACCTGTCACACGATCACGCCCGCAGCCGGGCCTATCGCTGGGGCGAAGACGGCATCCTCGGCATCTGCGATCGCGAGTGCCGGCTCTGCTTCGGCGTCACCCTGTGGAACGGCAAAGACCCCATTCTGAAGGAACGCCTGTTTGGGCTGACCAACCCCGAAGGCAACCACGGCGAAGACCCCAAGGAACTCTGGTGGCACCTCGATGCCACGCCGACGAGTGCTTACCTGAAAGGCCTCTATCGCTACCCGCAGGCGGCGTTTCCGTATCAGGATCTGATCACCGAGAACGCCCGCCGTGGAAAGCACGACCGCGAGTACGAGATCCAGGACACCGGCGTCTTCGACGACGGGCGGTACTTCGATGTCCTCGTCGAATACGCCAAGGCGGCCTCGGATGACATCCTCATCCGCATCACGGTGACCAACCACGGCCGCGAGGCCGCCGACCTGCACCTGCTGCCGACACTCTGGTATCGCAACGCCTGGAGCTGGGGATGCACACACGAAGGGTGCTACCTCAAGCCGCTCATGAACCGATCGAGCGATCACGGCGTCCTGTGCGACCACATGACACTGGGCAAGTTTCACTTCGAAATCGACCCGGCCAACATGGCCGCGGATTCGTCGACCGCTCAGGCGGGTGCGTCCGCCCCGCGCTGGCTCTTTACCGATAACGAGACCAATACCGAGCGCATCTTCGGCGAGCACAACTACAACCCCTATGTGAAGGACGCGTTCCACGAGTTCGTCGTCCACGGCAACGAGAAAGCCGTCAACCCCAAGTGGCGCGGGACCAAGACTGCGCCGCACTACAAAATGCGGCTGGCGCCCGGCGAAAAGCGCGAGTTTCGCCTGCGGCTGTTCGCCGAAGACCAGACGCCGAAGGAACTGTTCGGCCCTTCGTTCGACGCGATGTTCGTCGCCCGGACGTTCGAAGCCGACCTGTTTTACGAGCGGCGCATCCCGACCAGCCTGCCGGCCGAGGAGCGCCGGCTTGCCCGCCTCGCATACGCGGGGCTTCTCTGGAGCAAGCAGTTCTACCACTACGTGATCAAGGACTGGATCGCCGGCGATCCGAACATGCCGCCGCCCCCGCCACAGCGGAAGGACGGACGCAACAGCGACTGGGGGCACCTGTTCAACCGCGACGTCATCTCGATGCCCGACAAGTGGGAGTACCCCTGGTACGCGAGCTGGGACCTGGCGTTCCACATGATCCCGATGGCGCACATCGATCCGGAGTTCGCCAAGGACCAACTGCTGTTGTTCCTGCGTGAGTGGTACATGCACCCCAACGGGCAGCTGCCGGCGTACGAGTGGGCACTGGGCGACGTCAATCCGCCGGTGCATGCCTGGGCGTGCTGGCGTGTCTACAAGATCGGTGCCTGGCAAGGCGGCCGCGACAAGCTCTTCCTGCGCCGCGCATTTCAGAAGCTGCTCATCAACTTCACCTGGTGGGTGAACCGTAAAGACGTCAACGGCAAGCAGGTCTTCGCCGGCGGGTTCCTGGGGATGGATAACATCAGCCTGTTCGACCGCTCCGCCCCGCTACCCGATGGCACGCAACTTTCGCAGGCCGACGGCACGGCGTGGATGGCGTTCTACTGCAATGTCATGCTCGACATCGCGCTGGAACTGGCCGCCGACGACCCGGCTTACGAAGACGTCGCCAGCAAGTTCTTCGAGCACTTCATCGCGATCACCGACGCCATGAACACGCTCGGCGGCACCGGCCTGTGGGACGACGAAGACGGCTTCTACTACGACCAGCTTGCCGCCGACGGGCAATCCACCCGGCTGCGGGTCCGCTCGATGGTCGGCCTCATTCCGCTGCTGGCGTGCCAGGTGCTCGACGGGCAGCGACTGGAGCGGTTCAAGGGATTCGCCAAGCGCACGCGCTGGTTCATGGAGCATCGCGCCGACCTGGCCCGCTTCATCGCGTACATGGAAAAGGCGTCGCCGGATGGATCGCCGGGCGGGAATCGGTATCTGCTGGCGGTGCCTTCGCGCAAGAAGCTCGTCCGGACACTCAAATACGTGCTCGACGAAAACGAGTTTCTATCCCCGTACGGCATCCGATCGATGAGCCGGTATCACCTGGATCACCCGCTGACGGCGAATGTCCACGGGCAGGAGCTGTGTGCCCGCTACGTGTCCGGCGAGTCGGAGACGACGCTGTTCGGCGGCAACAGCAACTGGCGCGGGCCAATCTGGTTTCCGACCAACTTCCTGCTCATCGAAGCACTGCAGAGATACCACCATTTCTACGGTGATTCATTGAAAGTCGAGTGTCCGACCGGGTCCGGAATCCTGATGAATCTTGAGGAAGTGGCACAGAATCTGGAACGGCGTCTGGTCTCGATCTTCCTCCCGGACGACGACGGCAAGCGACCCTGCAACGGCGGATGCCCGCGTCTGGACGGCGTGCACGACAAATCCTTCGGCGAGCTCGTCCACTTTCACGAGTACTTCGATGGCGACACCGGTCGCGGAATGGGCGCACCGCACCAGACAGGGTGGACGGCGCTCCTGGCGCGGGTCATTCGAGACGTGGGCCGGCGGAACCGCCAAGGGGAAGTCAGCGCCGCCCCGCGGGCGACCCCGGAAACTTAA
- a CDS encoding ArnT family glycosyltransferase, producing the protein MTPPTGLISAPPRRIPRWAGWAIAVLVFVAMAPTLGWLELANGIETLHAATVLEMRRDGGSWIMPTLNGTLRIKKPPLPAWIGALAVTDATVAGASSTDPVIRDRAFSRLAWEIRWPALLAGCLMLVATFDLAKTLAGRRAALAATVLTGTSLLFLRYMRLASTDVHLALWVTVGNALLARAILLRQRGCIAAFGLALGLAFMCKGPVAILQTIAPVALLPLLHRRRTATGSGLSQPMAPEPVPARRAIPWRQVFVAVVAFLAVALPWPIMVATSNEGTLAIWWSEITRKDATTLAPDPVYAYLTLLPHLIPWLPAFLLGMLLTLRFRSSRSVRFIHRTKVQRHRGYLLAMLWLAVPILVMSLFKDKNERYLLPLLPPAAILAARGLLAMIAGMRRGRRDAGAWLASHFVLVGGIAIVLPLVGVISPQALPASLTSAWPVSASGGAWYEPRLGLPCLALAIAATVTMFRPPRRSVIAGVGIAAVLMLAANALLLWGYKDTPAGRSEMRPIAERIIAQSAGTRVAYHDPGGKPMPPDLAIYLNRVVRPLEAVRRRGDDEPDIIVMLQRENQRPPSLPGWHSFASEPYGKRYWHALKKDQP; encoded by the coding sequence GTGACCCCGCCGACAGGTCTCATTTCCGCACCGCCGCGCCGAATCCCCCGATGGGCGGGCTGGGCGATTGCCGTTCTCGTGTTCGTCGCGATGGCCCCGACGCTGGGCTGGCTCGAACTGGCCAACGGCATCGAGACGCTGCACGCCGCGACCGTGTTGGAGATGCGGCGCGACGGCGGGTCGTGGATCATGCCCACCCTCAACGGCACGCTCCGCATCAAGAAGCCGCCCCTGCCCGCCTGGATTGGCGCACTTGCCGTGACCGATGCTACCGTCGCCGGCGCCAGTTCGACCGACCCGGTGATCCGCGACCGCGCGTTCTCCCGGCTGGCCTGGGAAATCCGCTGGCCCGCGCTGCTGGCGGGTTGCCTCATGCTCGTTGCGACGTTCGACCTGGCAAAGACTCTCGCCGGTCGAAGAGCGGCGCTGGCGGCGACCGTTCTCACCGGCACGAGCCTCCTGTTCCTTCGCTACATGCGGCTGGCTAGCACCGATGTCCATCTGGCGCTCTGGGTGACCGTCGGCAACGCGTTGCTTGCCCGGGCGATCCTTCTTCGGCAACGGGGATGCATCGCGGCGTTCGGGCTGGCGTTGGGACTGGCGTTCATGTGCAAAGGGCCGGTCGCGATTCTGCAGACCATCGCGCCGGTGGCGCTCCTGCCATTGCTGCATCGACGGCGAACGGCCACGGGTAGCGGATTGTCGCAGCCCATGGCACCCGAGCCTGTGCCGGCGCGACGTGCGATCCCCTGGCGTCAGGTGTTCGTCGCTGTCGTCGCGTTCCTGGCCGTCGCGCTGCCCTGGCCGATCATGGTCGCCACGTCAAACGAAGGCACCCTGGCGATCTGGTGGAGCGAGATTACGCGGAAAGACGCGACGACGCTGGCACCCGATCCGGTTTATGCCTATCTCACGTTGTTGCCTCACCTGATTCCCTGGTTGCCGGCGTTCCTGCTGGGCATGTTGCTGACGCTCCGCTTTCGGTCATCAAGGTCTGTGAGATTCATCCATCGAACAAAGGTACAACGGCATCGCGGCTACCTGCTGGCAATGCTCTGGCTGGCCGTGCCGATCCTGGTGATGAGCCTCTTCAAGGATAAGAACGAGCGGTACCTGTTGCCGCTGCTTCCGCCGGCGGCGATTCTCGCGGCGCGGGGGCTGCTCGCGATGATTGCCGGTATGCGACGCGGCCGTCGCGACGCCGGCGCATGGCTGGCCAGTCATTTTGTTTTGGTTGGTGGTATCGCGATCGTGCTGCCGCTCGTAGGCGTGATCTCGCCACAGGCTTTGCCGGCGTCGCTGACCAGTGCCTGGCCGGTCAGCGCGAGCGGAGGGGCCTGGTACGAGCCCCGGCTCGGGTTGCCATGCCTCGCGTTGGCGATTGCGGCAACCGTTACAATGTTTCGTCCTCCACGGCGATCGGTCATTGCCGGCGTGGGCATCGCTGCGGTGCTCATGCTTGCCGCCAACGCGCTGCTGCTGTGGGGTTACAAGGATACCCCCGCCGGCCGAAGCGAAATGCGCCCCATCGCCGAGCGAATCATCGCCCAATCCGCCGGTACCCGGGTGGCGTACCACGATCCCGGTGGCAAGCCGATGCCTCCTGACCTGGCGATCTATCTGAATCGTGTCGTAAGACCCCTTGAAGCGGTTCGCCGGCGCGGGGACGACGAACCCGACATCATTGTCATGCTGCAGCGCGAGAACCAGCGCCCTCCAAGCCTTCCCGGCTGGCATTCGTTCGCCAGCGAACCCTACGGCAAGCGGTATTGGCATGCCTTGAAGAAAGACCAGCCTTAA